GAATACTTGGAACAACGAAAGAAACAACGTGCCAAGGAAGAAGAGGAACTGCGGAAACTAAAAGAACGACAGGTGAGGGAAGCATACCTGTGACCTCATGTTTTTCAGACATCTCTCAAACGAGTTATGAAATTCTTGTGGCTTCACGAACAACGACCTAGAAAGAGGCTTGTACAGACAACAAGCGACTGCATTATTTCTCGATCGCACGGGCTTGTGGTTTATTTTCGAGTGACGTAACACTTTCTAGCTGGAGCTGCTTGCCGTCTACATCGCTGCGTATTTCGATTTAAGATGACCTTTCTTCTGTGAAGCAGTATATCAGTGATCAAATACAAGTTATTATGTGCTTCAGTACGCTGTGCTCAGGCACAGCGTACTGATGTGTACAGATGACTGAGCTAATTTGGCACGGATCGAAGGTGAAAAAAGGTAGACTTGTAGATACGGTCACAAGAGAAGAAATCGGGACAGTGGTGTTTGAGTTGTCTTGATTTCTTTTCCGGTATTCATGTTAGCACGCATACCCCGTTTTGTCCGGAGACAGGTTCGactcattttatttgcatcagtATTACATAAAGCGTCATTTTGAGGAttatattaaaaacaaacaagacaTGCGTCGAGAGATAGCCTATGGCTAAGCACGCAAAGTGATACGTTAACATGAGTTGTGAATCGGAACTCAAGTGAAGCCAAAAGAATCTGCATATATTTTTCATGCTCATTTACGTTGTGCATAGCGGCAATCCCTGTGATTAAGAGTAAGGAGGTTACAGATATAGTAGGCAGTGCACGAGGAGTGAATACTCTGAATATAAATAGTTGGGGCGAGAAtgatgtgcccacgccaagcactGCGACTGTCACGCGCTGTCTGTCTGGTGATGTGCCCGGGAAGTTGTGCACGAAGGTGTGCTTGATTTAGAACTCCATCACTTGTATGCGCACGTGCGGATGTTGGTCTGGTTTCAGAATCAGTACAGTTATTTTTCTGGTATTTTCATTCTTCCTGTCAAAGCCTGTTGGTCTATATCACTGCTATAGAACCAAATGTGCGCAATACTAGGCTAGACGTTTAGAGCTTCACTACACAAACAATCCTAATTACAACGTCAATCTTTCTACTCTGAGAGAAGTACCGGTAGTAACATATATAgcatacaggagaaaaaatgaaaGCATTTTGAATGCGGATAATGTAACCACATGAACTAACATGCGGGAATTTACGAACCGAGAGCTAGGATATTCTGCGAGATTAATCTGGCAGCGACTGCGAGAGGCTGGATGACCACTAAACATTTGTATCGCTTATTTAACGCGATATTTGATAACTAGGTTGATCCTAATATGAATTAGCTCGTAACAGTGCTTATAAATACTGCATTTAACGTCACTATGAcaataaaatacttttttttctcagtaGTGGCTTCAAATGCTGAGAATACATAAGCATGAGAACTCAAGTAGGATAATATTCTCGGCGTGGAAGCTTAGTTGCTACGATAACGAAGCGACTTACCCTCGTCGTCTATGCATCTACATCAATCCACATAAAGCTTGCAATCTGTGCTCTTCCTCGATGTCTTCAACCTACAAGTGCACAGATACACAATCACAAACATTTGTTTAAAACGACCTTCAATATAGAAGAGGAATGTTGGTGCATTGCAAGAAGGCTAGGCCTTGTTTAATTGGCTTTTATGTTGAGGTACTTTAAATCTGCGATTCCATTGCTTTCTATTCATTGTTGGAACGAACGTTTGAGCAAATTTGTCTTGTGATACGCCTTGTTTAGCATAAGCAACTGTACATGCCCCGCTAAGGCTGATAAGGAAAAATCTCCTGCTTCAGAAACGAAAATAGGGAAATCTTCCGGCTGTTTATTGGCTAGTATTCGCAATTACAAGCCACGTGTGGCGGAATCAGTAGAGGGAATAGCGATAAATATACCTTTACTAAAAATAATAACACTATTGTGGCTCACAATCGGTGATGATCTTCTTTGCAGCGACATAATCTGCTGACCCAGTTTCAGGGCAAACGTTTACACAGAGAAGTTATTCGACAACCACGGAAGCGAATTTCTACGTCTCAGGCCATTTCATTGGTCTTAAAGTAGAGGCGCTATCAGCTGGATTCTCAGGATCGTGGGAGTGAGAAAAAAAGCGGGAGAATCTTCTCGCCTATAAATGCCCTAGCTTCGAGCGCGCATTGTTTGAGGCCGCAGAAGAGGGAGAATCCATTAGGGTGCACGACGTCGATGCCTATCACATTCAccgacactgccctcccccttttttttttcatcgcaggCGAAAAGAAAAGCCCAGCGAGCCGAACAAGAGGCGAAGTTGATGGAGTTcaagaagaaacaagaagagCAAAGAATCAAAGAAATGGTACGTACGAGTTGGCGTACTCGTCAGTCATTGCCACTTCCGGTCATTGCACTTTTTTGCAGCATGGAGGTGCCGCTGATTTGCAATAAACTGAGCCATGCCCAAAACTTTTCGAAAATTCCCCCACTTTCAATATTCAAAGACTGATTTGTACGTTTTGGAGACCAGAGAAGTTATAGAACCGGAAAAGATGCCTCGTTTGTTGTTTAAATGCTGTACTAGGctcagagaaaaagaagaaaattaacTTAGGTGTGTACTTGAAGAATGTGCGGTGCAAATGAAGCCTAAAGCATTGGAATTTCATGCTGCGACATTTCAACATCCTAGCAACGCGGTAGTAGATGTTAAATACGAAATTGCACCTGACAGCTGAGAAAAAGTGCATGTCAACAGGTTCGGAGAAAGAAATTACTACCACTCGTGTAAAGGCAAGCTTTATaatttagcaaataaataaataaataaataaataaataattaaataaataaataaataaataaataaataaataaataaataaatacacgcTATACCGTTTAAGGAAACCATGTGTACATGCGAAGCAGCGGATGCTCACACTGGCAGCAGCAATGAGGCCGGCGGTAAACATAGCGTTGCGCATGGGAGACACCTTGGGAGGCACAAAGTAAGCAGTTATGAATCAGTGCTTTCTACTAGAACATGCCAAACACTGGtgatgggcaatgagagacagaaagctccgattggacacagagacacACAGTACGCTTTTAGTTAAAGCacgcgctgcgaatttttattgttcaacaacacaaaGGAGAAATCTCCCGCCGGCACTACCTTGTAGGTCAAGATCTGGTGCCCATATACACGGGGTGGCCTGTGAACAGATGTGCTGTGCGAGCAGTCAGTGTTTAGAATAAATAAACTCGCCAGCAGACACTGCCTACGTCGGCTTTGCGAGGCGAGAGTTAGGGGGAGCGTaagagaggaggaggaaggggCGCATGTGCAATGGGGTCATAAACGCCGTGGGTAGGCATGTTTAGAGTACAGGGAGGGAGAGTGAGCGttggctagcagacgctgcctgcgtgggcgttgcgaagcgagagagggggagggacGCGAATGCGCAGTAAGGGTGATACGCCGCACACaggattgagctcgaccctaagAAGCTCCGCATCTAAATATTAACCATAGCTCTCCCATAAAGCGATGTATGTTTTGTTTTAGCTTGTGTGAAAACCAGTTCATGTTGACAGACGCATTGGGTACATCAGGCAAAACATACTTAAAAAGTTTTATACGGGCAGCCTTGAAGTAGTCTGTTGTAAATCATCATGTTTTTCACCGCCGAAACCCCGAAATTGTGGAGGAAGTGAAACTACAACGCCAATGAGTATTCGCACGATATAAAAACGCTTCAAGATTCAATAAACGTTCGACAATACAAAGTGAGTCCATAAACACATCGAAtccaataacaaaaaaaattcttCATGCACACACTCTATAAGTTAAACATATGAGAAAATGGTTGGAAAACACAGAAAGGGGATATCGCACACGAGATGTCGCTGACGGAAGAAAAACTTTCCATCGGCATCTCTAAAGAAGGAACCGCTGTTTACGGGACATCTGGGTGATAAGTTCTTTTCGTTTGGCGCACAAGGGGCAAACTTCATAAGAGGAACCAACGACTTCGTCAGACAagagcgcttttttatctttccgTGGCAGCAGTTTCTGTCGCTCTATATATTTAATTACCTCTTTTCTCTCACACAGCAGCGCTCACTGCGCTTCAGTGCCAAGTGCAAGGGAGCCCAGGTGTCGCGAACGGAAGGTGTTCTCAACGAGTAATCCTTCAAACTAATCTATAGAATCAGTCAACGTAAGAAAACAGTAtattggtgcaaaaaaaaaaaaaaaaacaagcgaaagAAGCAAGCAACAAACAATAAGTGAAACGAAGACCATCGAGTTTTTGCTGGCTGacacaaagaacgaaaaaaaaagtaattctcTTATTCCTTCCCGccatttcttttcttgtttttcattATAAGTTTATTATCCGCTTAAAGGGCCCTTTTTATCTTGTTTTCCGAGTCCCAGGCGACTTGCTAGACGCTCCGGCGGCGGTGAAATCGAGCTTTGCCCGCTTGAGGAGTCTGAGCACGCTGCTGTAATGATAATGACATCCCCCCTTTTTCATTCTCTCCGCACTAGAGTCACTGGGCGCGAGCGTTAAACTGACTAAAGGCGCTGTTGCTCTCTTGCTATGTGTACTTGACCACAAACGTCGAGTGTGCGGATGAATtagtgatgatgataatgatgaagacgcgtgcccctgttttttttttctctgcgcacTGTTCATCGCTCTTTCGGGCACTGTCTCTTACGTACTTGGGTGCACTGCGCGTCTCTCGCACAGGAGGAGAAAAAAGCGCGGGAAGCCGAGGCGAAGCGCAAGAGGCTGGAAGAGGCTGAGAAGAAGCGCCAGGCTATGCTGGCGGCCAAGGAGAAGCGTGAGCAGGAGCCCGTCAAGCCCAACTTCGTCATCACCAAGCGGGAAGGTGATGAGATGGCCGGCTCGGCACTGGGAAGCTCCGGCTTTGACAAGGTTAGCCGCGCGTGTGTCTGCGTGAGCCCGTTGCATACAGGGTTGTCGCACTTTTGGTCGAGGGTGAAGGGAGTGTCGCGTAACCGTTACCTCACTTCTTGGCCCAGAAGCGGACTAGACGAGTAAGTCGAGGGCACTGGTCCGCGGGATGAGCATGATGACAAGAGAGGATTAAACGGGCAGCTAAAGGCTTCTTTTCTGCGGCGAGGGTGGGCTGCACGCGTCAGAAGTTCACTGGAAGCTGGTGTGTGATAGGTTGTTCCTTTACAAAGGCAAGGAACGCTTGAATTGAGTGGCATCCTAAGCAACCAAAATAGATCCAAAGCTTTTACAGGCGCAGAGATATTGCGATTAGGTTACGAAAGATTAGAAGGACGCATGAATATATCAGTGTCCTAAATTATTCTGAAACAAAATTCTAGGAGCTATGGAAGAACGCGGAGTTTCGCGAAAATTCGAGAGTTCATTTAACATAGCATGCGAAAGTTTTTAGTAACAGCTAGTTCAAAACAACCTTCTCTCAAAATTGCATTTAGTTTTGGCCTGTGATGTTCATGTTCTTTTTGACACTTTATAAAAGCGATATCGCACATGCAATTGACATCAACAGCAGTTTAAACATACGCGAATAGCACTTGGCCACAGGAAACGTTTAGTGTGCACAGGGTGCTTTTGCAACAACGAATTCAATAGAGCAGATGAATGGGCTGAGCCATAGCATAGTTCACCTCTGCATGCACACAGGAACTGGTACGCAGTTGTGACTAGAGCTGATATTTCAATGTTTCCGCTGGTTAGTTAAACTTGTGTGATTACCCTCCTTCCAGTTTGCCAACATCATGTACGCTCGTGGCGAGATGGGCAAGACCAAGGAGCAGATGGAAGAGGACAAGAAGGCTATTCTGTCGTTCCGCATCAAGCCCCTGGAGATTGAAGGCCTGACCGTCGAGCAGCTGCGCGAGAAGGCCAAGCAGCTCTGGGAGAGGGTCGTCAGTCTCGAGTCAGAGAAATACGATCTTGAGGAGCGCCAGAAGAGGCAGGACTACGATGTGAGCACCACGAACTTTATCCCCACACACTCTAGCGACTTCCTCACTGCATTGCAGTTACGATGCACCTTATTCTCATACCCTTTAGCAACTTCCTCACTGCATCGCAGTTTGTAAGACGCACTTATCGAAAGCCGCGCATTTCACTGTCACCTACAACTATCAAAACCATGCTGGACACGTGCTGACGTAATAATGCAGTTTAAATTCGACTAAATGTGAGTGGCCTTACGATTCACGTTTAAGGCCAGACAAAAAAAATAGTTGACTTCACCAAGCCAACAGCTATTACCTGTTACAAGGATTGGACACGTGTTTCTTAAACCCTGTTGATATAAAATTTACAGTTCTTAGGGCTATCTAACTTCAGGATGCTGTTGAACGAATGAATATGGTGCACAATGTAAAGTTCGAAAGAAACTGTTGGTGATTCCTGAGACTTATAATAATTTTGCAGTTGCCGTAGTTAAACGTCGACGCGTTTGTAATATATGTACCTACAAGGCAGTTTCAGCcaaattaacaaaaaaatatACTTGTAGCCTCAGTGCACCGCTTAAATTAACTTGCAACCATGAACACAATCGCAAGGACTGTCCTATAGAGGTACATATTTTTCACAGTAAAACTTGCTCATGGTAAAAATTTTACCACAAGCAGGTGCCAGAAAATAACGACTAAAAACGCATATTTGCAAAAGTGGCCTGCCAGCGGTCCCTCCAAAATGAATATTCCCGTGTATACCGACATAAAACATCAGACGACAGAAACCTCATATTCTACTTGATAAATTGATTAAGTGACTGCCAATACAGCAAGGTTTTCTAAAAAAACCAGAAAGACAACTGAACTTTAGCATTTTTGAAAGTACAGTGGAGGCCCTTCTGCAGCTTAATTAAAAAGTGAAATCACTGGATTCGGCACAACACCATGTGTATTGCTCAGCACAAAGGTCTGCCATAGTGCACTTAGTGTCAACAACACTTGTGAATTGAAAATAAAGTCAAAATGCGCATTCTCTTCTTGCAGCTGAAGGAACTGGCCGAGCGTCAGCGGCAAATCAACAGGAGCAGGGCACTCAAGAAGGGTCTCGACCCCGAGTAAGTGCCTTACAACTCAGTATGCTATGCGACACTACTAAATCATGCTGAGTGAGCCGATACTCGATGAGAAAGCTAAGCGAGAGCGTTCTTGatacacacataaaaaacaaGATTTACTACCGCAAAACGGCATTCAAGCAAACCATCCTGTCGTTTGTTAGTTCATTATTACTCCCTCAATATTAGCGCAGCAAAACTGGCGGAAGAAAACAGATGTCTGTGGCTTTCGTCCGCCATTGAACCACTGTTTGCCGCCTCCCAATTTCAGTGGCTAACCAATTTAAACGACCTTCACAATCAACTATTCACTTGTTCTGCCATGACAAAAACAGCTATTACGAAACGTCGAGCGTTCGAAGAATGATACCAACAATTTGAAGCTTCTGGACTACTGTGAACGTCCCGCCCACTCGTCTCGTTTGCAGACTCGTGTTTGATGACCCTCACTGGAgggtctgtatatatatatatatatatatatatatatatatatatatatatatatatatatatatatatatatagtcattgTATTGAGGTGAAAGTGGCACACAAGCAGATAAtattgggtggggttaggttctCGAGTAATCGTTTAATTGTTGTGTTAGTTAGTTGCTATGAACGCAGTGACAAAGATGCTGTTTCAATTAAAACACAAATTAAACCAGAATTCAGCAAAACTGAATGGGAACACCTTGTTGATCTTAAATTGAATTCAAATGTTGCATAGCAAAGAATCAATGGGCATTACTTCCCAACGATTCTTCATAAAAGAAGAGCGCGTCATTAAAGTTTACGACAAGGCGTTAATGTTGAAAAATAAAGTGGATACTCAATTTTATTACATTGGGAGTTCACCTTAGACGAACTAAGCCAATGGTAAGACATGATTTGCCCTTTATCAAATGGCTATGCACAACATATTGCATCTTTATAGCGTGTATCTGGGATAGCTGAGAAGTGTCTTATATTTCAAGCACAAAAACACTTTCAATACCTTACGCCCAACTCTCTTTGCATTTCAGAGCTCTGCAGGGCAAGCACCCGGTGAGTTTTATGTGCTTCTTTTATTTCGTGATTGTAATAGCATTTTTAAATACTTATGCATGGGCACCGAATGTCAAATAAGGAAGCTAACTGTATCGCAGAAGTCGCGTTTACGCTTAGGTTGAACAGGTGAAAAATAAGTACTACTGGCATGGTTACCTAGTCATTAAATCAAGTTTTGTAAGTGCCTATCTGCAGAGCTTTATGGCATTTGAGTTGATAGCTTGCCAGAATAGACATCCAGTGTAAATTGGACCTGTGTAAGATGACCAGGAAATAGTAAGATGCACAGTTTTCCCCATGTTTTCAGTTGGACGACCTCCCAAAATGATCGATAAAGTTATGTTGATAAATCAAGAACGTTTGAGAAATCTTCTGGCTTCAATTTTAGCCGGCGTGCTGTCATTGTGCCGTAAAAAAAAGCTGTTTAGTAAATGTAAACTGTAAGCGTTGATACGTATAAtatttaggcaaaaaaaaaataa
The nucleotide sequence above comes from Rhipicephalus microplus isolate Deutch F79 chromosome 2, USDA_Rmic, whole genome shotgun sequence. Encoded proteins:
- the up gene encoding troponin T, skeletal muscle isoform X1, with the translated sequence MTEAEMLMEEKLRKKKEEEEEMWAEYLEQRKKQRAKEEEELRKLKERQAKRKAQRAEQEAKLMEFKKKQEEQRIKEMEEKKAREAEAKRKRLEEAEKKRQAMLAAKEKREQEPVKPNFVITKREGDEMAGSALGSSGFDKFANIMYARGEMGKTKEQMEEDKKAILSFRIKPLEIEGLTVEQLREKAKQLWERVVSLESEKYDLEERQKRQDYDLKELAERQRQINRSRALKKGLDPEALQGKHPPKIQVASKYERRTDRRTFVDKRELFSGGLEAMIDAESEKQWEEKMLSFKESARAGLPKWDPENPKNKQVSRTRRMEEEDEDDELEPVFEPPKPVETPKPAPPAPKPAPPPQQEEEEEEEEEEEEEEEEDEEEEEEEEEEEEEEE
- the up gene encoding troponin T, skeletal muscle isoform X2 gives rise to the protein MTEAEMLMEEKLRKKKEEEEEMWAEYLEQRKKQRAKEEEELRKLKERQAKRKAQRAEQEAKLMEFKKKQEEQRIKEMEEKKAREAEAKRKRLEEAEKKRQAMLAAKEKREQEPVKPNFVITKREGDEMAGSALGSSGFDKFANIMYARGEMGKTKEQMEEDKKAILSFRIKPLEIEGLTVEQLREKAKQLWERVVSLESEKYDLEERQKRQDYDLKELAERQRQINRSRALKKGLDPEALQGKHPPKIQVSSKYERRLDRRSFEDKRELYDGGLEAMIDAESEKQWEEKMLSFKESARAGLPKWDPENPKNKQVSRTRRMEEEDEDDELEPVFEPPKPVETPKPAPPAPKPAPPPQQEEEEEEEEEEEEEEEEDEEEEEEEEEEEEEEE